In the [Clostridium] colinum genome, one interval contains:
- the asrB gene encoding anaerobic sulfite reductase subunit AsrB, with amino-acid sequence MDNILKPTPCEILDIKKESLLEHTFKVKTDIKVNHGQFLQLSIPKIGEAPISVSAFGDGWLDFTIRAVGKVTDEIFQKKPGDTLFLRGAYGNGWPFEEKFKGKNLVIITGGTGLAPVRSMLNACYEQDLAKSVTLISGFKNEEGIIFREELEKWKNKFNTYYTLDKDKIDGWNVGFVTDFVSKIDYKAFGDDYEVIIVGPPQMMKFTGLAVAKCGVPEDKIWVSFERKMSCAVGKCGHCRIDEVYVCLEGPVFNYTDAKNLID; translated from the coding sequence ATGGATAATATTTTAAAGCCAACTCCGTGTGAAATATTGGATATTAAAAAAGAAAGTTTGTTAGAGCATACATTTAAAGTAAAAACAGACATAAAAGTAAACCACGGACAGTTTTTACAACTTTCTATACCAAAGATAGGAGAAGCACCTATATCTGTATCGGCTTTTGGTGATGGCTGGTTAGATTTTACTATTAGAGCTGTTGGAAAAGTTACAGATGAAATATTCCAAAAAAAACCTGGAGACACACTCTTTTTACGTGGAGCATATGGTAATGGTTGGCCTTTTGAAGAAAAATTTAAAGGTAAAAACTTAGTTATTATAACAGGTGGGACAGGTTTAGCTCCTGTTAGAAGTATGTTAAATGCCTGTTATGAACAAGATTTAGCTAAAAGTGTAACTTTAATATCTGGATTTAAAAATGAAGAAGGAATTATATTTAGAGAAGAACTTGAAAAGTGGAAAAATAAATTTAACACTTATTATACTTTAGATAAAGATAAAATAGATGGTTGGAATGTAGGATTTGTAACCGATTTTGTTTCTAAAATAGATTATAAAGCTTTTGGCGATGACTATGAAGTGATTATTGTAGGGCCACCTCAAATGATGAAGTTTACTGGACTAGCAGTGGCTAAATGTGGTGTGCCAGAGGATAAAATATGGGTTTCTTTTGAAAGAAAAATGTCTTGTGCAGTAGGTAAATGTGGACATTGCCGTATAGATGAAGTGTATGTTTGTTTAGAAGGACCAGTATTTAACTATACTGATGCTAAAAACTTAATAGACTAA
- the asrC gene encoding sulfite reductase subunit C, which yields MNYDIDVKKTRINCYRQSKVAGEFMLQLRVPGALIDAKHLTMIQEVAQKWGNGTFHPGMRQTLNIPGIKYQHIEEVNKYIKQYIKEVEVELCDVDMEVNDNGYPTIGARNVMACIGNTHCIKANVNTQDMAKKVEKLVFPSHYHIKLSVSGCPNDCGKAQFNDFGVIGVSKMQYHPERCIGCGGCVKACEHHATRVLSLNSQGKIDKDACCCVGCGECVLVCPTSAWTRMPKKLYRVTIGGRSGKQYPRMGKMFLNWADENTVLQMLGNWQKFSAWVMDNKPEYIHGGHLIDRAGYHKFKEIILDGVDLNPECLVAEDIYWAESEQRANIHLKPLSKHKKAGPV from the coding sequence ATGAATTATGATATTGATGTAAAAAAGACTCGTATAAATTGTTATAGACAATCTAAAGTTGCAGGAGAATTTATGCTCCAGTTGCGTGTTCCGGGGGCATTAATAGATGCAAAACATTTAACAATGATACAAGAAGTAGCTCAAAAATGGGGAAATGGAACTTTTCATCCAGGTATGAGACAAACTTTAAATATACCAGGTATCAAATATCAACATATAGAAGAAGTTAATAAATATATAAAACAATATATTAAAGAAGTAGAAGTAGAACTTTGTGATGTAGATATGGAAGTTAATGACAATGGATACCCTACAATAGGTGCTAGAAATGTTATGGCTTGTATAGGAAACACACATTGTATAAAAGCTAATGTTAACACACAAGATATGGCTAAAAAAGTTGAAAAATTAGTTTTTCCTAGTCATTATCACATTAAATTATCTGTGTCTGGTTGTCCTAACGATTGTGGTAAAGCACAGTTTAATGATTTTGGCGTTATAGGTGTTTCAAAAATGCAATATCACCCAGAAAGATGTATTGGTTGTGGTGGTTGTGTTAAAGCTTGTGAACACCACGCAACAAGAGTTTTATCTTTAAACTCTCAAGGTAAAATAGATAAAGATGCTTGTTGTTGTGTTGGATGTGGCGAATGTGTTCTTGTATGTCCTACAAGTGCGTGGACTAGAATGCCTAAAAAACTTTATAGAGTAACAATTGGTGGACGTAGTGGTAAACAATATCCACGTATGGGAAAAATGTTTTTAAATTGGGCAGATGAAAATACAGTACTTCAAATGCTAGGAAACTGGCAAAAGTTTTCTGCGTGGGTTATGGATAATAAACCAGAATATATACACGGAGGACATTTGATAGACAGAGCAGGATATCATAAATTTAAAGAAATAATATTGGATGGTGTTGATTTAAACCCTGAATGTTTAGTTGCAGAAGATATATACTGGGCAGAAAGCGAACAACGAGCTAACATACATTTAAAACCATTATCTAAACATAAAAAAGCAGGTCCGGTATAA
- a CDS encoding S-layer homology domain-containing protein, producing the protein MKKNLSKKAIKAMAIGMTVTIGSITAMSSVAYAEEANVIASEENTNPAQAPKENDVINVTSDEGINYTFKVLTQDNTADATYITGYDTGAVVLVSINNTSSVIAEQNKTFKGKLDSGIIKVITPESNSKTYSFKITQIGDGTNNLGGNGTNTVSFSKKAIDNIVTSNLTKIVKNAFNGVTVEGDLVFPEMTINGKGLEIGEKAFQNAYIKGNLDFSKIKDNSNKEGNINLEKQPFKGDETNKGVTVDGSLIMYNIEKPTPKTHQLKNNEFENVTIGKELKIAVSGLNDGSLKELYKNATIGGEETKRNNTELIRTVQDHFKESNLQGATINGVVNIKPIKSGDFIVRKNAFENSKVYKLNIAPKENDTVFKSLENGFTGATIENIEIDFEKAKFEEQGFFRGATIKDLGNITEQATIPAGLLKGVTVPSYISLEKVTKIEKDAFDVANKDTVFFFLPNFKKETIQNIDKDAFGTTAKINIVVPFNTDKKDVEELKTKLTNKNVTVSYLEATVDGYTFERGAKDDEVTLVNYTNPKSKFRSARQVSKENAKFEGGKLTADTKTYTLTQIGNGTNPITTLTDEALKGHTDNVTTIADNAFKGNTNITNVNFKNVTTVGASAFEGASKVTTVDLPKVTKIEAKAFADTDVRTANLGKEAKTTSVASDIFTGVKNLDKVETNSESKNTIVSAVNNSSSNNVTVANGNNTEIVKPSNPSSGGSTGGSGSGSTGSYGSGANVGVTGDKNNNTDTTTNNNNTENNQTVVEDKKLTLDTIKLPSVEGEAKTFGDISANHWAKAHIDKLSKAGVINGANGSFNPNGQTKRADVTVMLVNLLGLQPQANNKFTDVNPSAYYAPYVGTASTYGIVNGSNGMFKPESVISRQDTMVMIAQILKSLDLNVNTDASVLNKFNDANKVSSYANESVAILVNSGIISGNNGKLNPTAPVTRAEMATIMSKLYDVLSKTNR; encoded by the coding sequence ATGAAGAAAAATTTATCTAAAAAAGCTATTAAGGCTATGGCAATTGGTATGACTGTTACTATTGGTAGCATTACGGCTATGAGCAGTGTTGCTTATGCAGAAGAAGCAAATGTTATTGCAAGTGAAGAAAATACAAATCCAGCACAAGCACCTAAAGAAAATGATGTAATTAATGTTACATCAGATGAGGGAATAAATTATACTTTTAAAGTATTAACACAAGACAATACTGCTGATGCTACTTATATTACAGGTTATGATACAGGGGCTGTAGTACTTGTTAGTATAAATAATACATCATCAGTTATTGCTGAACAAAATAAAACTTTTAAAGGAAAACTTGATTCAGGAATTATTAAGGTTATAACGCCAGAATCAAATAGTAAAACTTATTCCTTTAAAATTACTCAAATAGGTGATGGTACTAATAATTTAGGAGGTAATGGTACTAATACAGTTAGTTTTAGTAAAAAAGCAATAGATAATATTGTTACATCAAACCTTACAAAAATAGTAAAAAATGCTTTTAATGGTGTTACAGTAGAGGGAGATTTAGTATTTCCAGAAATGACTATTAATGGTAAAGGGCTTGAAATAGGTGAAAAAGCTTTCCAAAATGCATATATAAAAGGGAACTTAGATTTTTCCAAAATAAAAGATAATAGTAATAAAGAAGGGAATATTAATTTAGAAAAACAACCATTTAAAGGAGACGAAACAAATAAAGGTGTTACAGTTGATGGTTCATTAATTATGTATAATATTGAAAAGCCAACTCCTAAAACACACCAATTAAAAAACAATGAATTTGAAAATGTTACAATAGGGAAAGAATTAAAAATAGCTGTTAGTGGTTTAAATGACGGCAGTTTAAAAGAATTATATAAAAATGCAACAATAGGTGGAGAAGAAACTAAAAGAAATAATACTGAATTAATACGTACTGTACAAGATCATTTTAAAGAGAGTAATTTACAAGGAGCAACTATTAATGGTGTTGTAAATATTAAACCTATTAAAAGTGGAGATTTTATTGTTAGAAAAAATGCTTTTGAAAATTCTAAAGTATATAAATTAAATATCGCCCCTAAAGAAAACGATACAGTATTTAAAAGCTTAGAGAATGGATTTACAGGAGCAACTATTGAAAACATAGAAATAGATTTTGAAAAAGCTAAATTTGAAGAACAAGGTTTCTTTAGAGGAGCAACTATAAAAGATTTGGGTAATATAACAGAACAAGCTACTATACCAGCTGGTTTATTAAAAGGGGTAACAGTACCTTCTTATATATCTCTTGAAAAAGTAACAAAAATTGAAAAAGATGCATTTGATGTAGCTAACAAAGATACAGTTTTCTTCTTCTTACCAAATTTTAAAAAGGAAACAATTCAAAATATAGATAAAGATGCTTTTGGAACAACTGCAAAAATTAATATAGTAGTACCATTTAATACTGATAAAAAAGATGTAGAAGAACTTAAAACAAAATTAACAAATAAAAATGTTACTGTTTCATATTTAGAAGCAACTGTTGATGGATATACATTTGAAAGAGGAGCTAAAGATGATGAAGTTACTTTAGTAAATTATACAAATCCAAAATCTAAATTTAGATCTGCTAGACAAGTATCAAAAGAAAATGCTAAATTTGAAGGTGGTAAACTTACAGCAGATACAAAAACTTACACATTAACACAAATAGGTAATGGAACTAATCCTATAACTACTTTAACAGATGAAGCTTTAAAAGGTCATACAGATAATGTAACAACTATAGCAGATAATGCATTTAAAGGAAATACAAATATTACAAATGTAAACTTTAAAAATGTTACAACTGTAGGAGCTAGTGCATTTGAAGGTGCATCTAAAGTAACAACTGTTGATTTACCTAAAGTAACAAAAATAGAAGCAAAAGCATTTGCCGATACAGATGTTCGTACAGCTAATTTAGGTAAAGAAGCAAAAACTACTTCTGTAGCATCAGATATATTTACAGGAGTTAAAAACCTTGATAAAGTTGAAACTAATAGTGAAAGTAAAAATACTATTGTATCAGCGGTTAATAACTCTAGTTCTAATAATGTAACAGTTGCTAATGGTAATAATACAGAAATAGTAAAACCAAGCAACCCAAGTAGTGGTGGCTCAACAGGAGGTTCAGGTTCTGGCTCAACAGGATCATATGGTAGTGGAGCTAACGTAGGTGTTACAGGTGATAAAAATAATAATACAGATACTACAACAAACAATAATAATACAGAAAATAATCAAACAGTTGTAGAAGATAAAAAACTTACATTAGATACTATCAAATTACCTAGCGTAGAAGGTGAAGCTAAAACATTTGGAGATATATCTGCTAATCATTGGGCAAAAGCTCATATTGATAAATTATCTAAAGCAGGTGTTATAAATGGTGCAAATGGAAGTTTTAACCCTAATGGACAAACAAAACGTGCCGATGTTACAGTTATGCTTGTTAATCTTTTAGGATTACAACCACAAGCTAACAATAAATTTACAGATGTTAATCCTTCAGCATATTATGCACCATATGTAGGAACAGCATCTACGTACGGTATAGTAAATGGGTCTAACGGTATGTTTAAACCAGAAAGTGTAATATCTAGACAAGATACAATGGTTATGATAGCACAAATATTAAAATCATTAGATTTAAATGTAAATACAGATGCAAGTGTATTAAATAAATTTAATGATGCAAACAAAGTTTCTAGTTATGCAAATGAAAGTGTAGCAATATTAGTTAACTCAGGTATTATATCTGGAAACAATGGAAAATTAAATCCTACTGCTCCTGTTACTAGAGCAGAAATGGCTACTATAATGTCTAAGTTATATGATGTTTTAAGCAAAACTAATAGATAA
- a CDS encoding S-layer homology domain-containing protein — MIKKLLSSILITLMFVTNVFATNTTVSINVDNKVANINLDGINNNIHGLQLNIIDENGNTNVKFEPAQNFTYSLIKEKENNGKTTISIVIDNGGILTENNSLNLGKLIFNNKPNLSKNVTLELVNLNESLKGTYTDITANITVKEETSTENTTSSNNNNSNISSGGSATIGKPNDKNTESTTQASTENNNKTENNDKINIDTMYPVIKQSNFSDTSGHWANSSIKYLADRGIINGVSETSFKPNDNITRAEFVTLLAKMDNINENKYKSENFTDVSSTAWFNPYVDWAYKVGITNGTTNTTFAPNAKITREQMAVMIEKFCEYKKFDLKNNKEEISFTDINNISSFAKSSVTRVQQAGIINGRPDGSFAPKSNATRAEAAQMIYTMLTIQ, encoded by the coding sequence GTGATAAAAAAATTATTATCTAGTATTTTAATAACTTTAATGTTTGTGACAAATGTTTTTGCTACAAACACAACTGTATCTATTAATGTAGACAATAAAGTTGCAAATATAAATTTAGATGGTATAAATAATAATATCCATGGATTACAATTAAATATTATAGATGAAAACGGTAATACTAATGTAAAATTTGAACCTGCTCAAAATTTTACTTATTCATTAATTAAAGAAAAAGAAAATAATGGAAAAACTACTATATCTATTGTTATAGATAACGGTGGTATCCTTACTGAAAATAATTCTTTAAATCTTGGTAAATTAATATTTAATAATAAACCTAACTTATCTAAAAATGTTACTTTAGAGCTTGTTAATTTAAATGAAAGTTTAAAAGGAACTTATACTGATATTACTGCTAATATAACAGTTAAAGAAGAAACTAGTACAGAAAATACTACTAGTAGCAATAATAATAATAGTAATATTTCTTCTGGTGGTAGTGCTACTATTGGAAAACCAAATGATAAAAATACAGAATCTACTACACAAGCTAGTACAGAAAATAATAATAAAACTGAAAATAATGATAAAATAAATATAGATACAATGTATCCTGTAATAAAACAATCAAATTTTTCTGATACATCTGGACATTGGGCTAATTCTTCTATAAAATATCTTGCAGATAGAGGCATTATAAATGGTGTATCTGAAACTTCATTTAAGCCTAATGATAATATAACTAGAGCAGAATTTGTAACGCTTCTTGCTAAAATGGATAATATTAATGAAAATAAATATAAATCTGAAAACTTTACAGATGTATCTAGCACTGCTTGGTTTAACCCATATGTAGATTGGGCTTATAAAGTTGGTATAACAAATGGTACAACTAATACTACCTTTGCACCTAATGCTAAAATAACAAGAGAACAAATGGCTGTTATGATAGAAAAATTCTGTGAATATAAAAAATTTGACTTAAAAAATAATAAAGAAGAAATAAGTTTTACAGATATAAATAATATATCTAGCTTTGCCAAAAGTTCAGTTACAAGAGTTCAACAAGCTGGTATTATAAATGGTAGACCAGATGGTAGCTTTGCACCTAAATCAAATGCAACTAGAGCAGAAGCTGCTCAAATGATTTATACTATGTTAACTATACAATAA